A window from Streptomyces sp. NBC_00299 encodes these proteins:
- a CDS encoding NADPH:quinone oxidoreductase family protein, giving the protein MQAWQVHENGEPSEVMRLEDVETPTPGDGQILLKVRAANINFPDALLCRGHYQVRPPLPFTPGVEICGETEDGRRVLANPALPYGGFAEYAVADAAAVLPAPEALDDAEAAALHIGYQTGWFGLHRRAGLEAGETLLVHAAAGGVGSAAVQLGKAAGARVIGVVGGADKAAVARELGCDVVIDRRAENVIGAVKEATGGRGADVIYDPVGGEAYAQSAKVVAFEGRIVVVGFASGTIPSPALNHALVKNYSILGLHWGLYNTKNPKLIQHCHEQLTELAARGAIKPLVSERVPLGGAAVAVQKVADGVTTGRIAVVPSLENGAAA; this is encoded by the coding sequence ATGCAGGCATGGCAAGTGCACGAGAACGGCGAGCCGAGCGAGGTGATGCGGCTCGAGGACGTCGAGACGCCCACGCCCGGTGACGGCCAGATCCTGCTGAAGGTGCGCGCCGCGAACATCAACTTCCCGGACGCCCTGCTGTGCCGGGGGCACTACCAGGTCAGGCCGCCGCTGCCCTTCACGCCCGGCGTGGAGATCTGCGGCGAGACGGAGGACGGGCGCCGGGTCCTCGCCAACCCCGCGCTGCCGTACGGCGGTTTCGCCGAGTACGCCGTCGCGGACGCCGCCGCCGTCCTGCCCGCCCCCGAGGCGCTGGACGACGCCGAGGCCGCCGCCCTGCACATCGGCTACCAGACCGGCTGGTTCGGCCTGCACCGGCGGGCCGGTCTGGAAGCCGGCGAGACGCTGCTCGTCCACGCTGCCGCTGGAGGGGTCGGCAGCGCGGCCGTGCAGCTCGGCAAGGCGGCCGGCGCACGGGTCATCGGTGTCGTGGGCGGCGCGGACAAGGCGGCCGTCGCCCGTGAGCTGGGCTGTGACGTCGTCATCGACCGGCGTGCCGAAAACGTCATCGGCGCCGTCAAGGAGGCCACCGGCGGCCGGGGCGCCGACGTCATCTACGACCCCGTCGGCGGCGAGGCCTACGCCCAGTCCGCCAAGGTCGTGGCCTTCGAGGGCCGGATCGTGGTCGTCGGCTTCGCCAGCGGCACGATCCCCAGCCCGGCGCTCAACCACGCGCTGGTGAAGAACTACTCGATCCTCGGCCTGCACTGGGGCCTGTACAACACCAAGAACCCGAAGCTGATCCAGCACTGCCACGAACAGCTCACCGAGCTGGCCGCCCGGGGCGCGATCAAGCCGCTGGTGAGCGAGCGGGTGCCGCTGGGCGGGGCCGCGGTCGCCGTCCAGAAGGTCGCCGACGGTGTCACCACCGGCCGTATCGCCGTCGTGCCGTCGCTGGAGAACGGAGCCGCCGCATGA
- a CDS encoding acyl-CoA dehydrogenase family protein has product MTIDASGLRRRTAELLDAQPPTGTDRLDFLRARFDAGLAWVHYPEGLGGLGAPRSLQAVVDAELEVAGAPDNDPRRIGIGLGMAAPTILKYGTEEQKQRYLRPLWTGEEVWCQLFSEPGAGSDLAALRTRAVREGEDWVVNGQKVWTSSAHIARWAILIARTDPDVPKHAGITYFLCDMTDPGVEVRPLRQITGEAEFNEVFLTDVRIPDSHRLGEVGDGWRVAQTTLNNERVAIGGMRLPREGGMIGPIAETWRERPELRTHDLHQRLLKLWVESEVSRLAAERLRQQLVAGQPGPEGAGMKLAFARLNQEISGLEVELRGEEGLLYDDWTMCRPELVDFTGRDAGYRYLRSKGNSIEGGTSEVLLNIVAERVLGLPSEPRTDKDVAWKDLTR; this is encoded by the coding sequence ATGACGATCGACGCATCCGGACTCCGGCGCCGGACAGCCGAGCTGCTGGACGCCCAGCCGCCGACCGGCACCGACCGCCTGGACTTCCTGCGCGCCCGCTTCGACGCGGGCCTGGCGTGGGTGCACTACCCCGAGGGGCTCGGCGGACTCGGTGCTCCCCGCTCCCTCCAGGCCGTCGTGGACGCCGAGCTGGAGGTCGCGGGCGCCCCCGACAACGATCCGCGGCGCATCGGCATCGGGCTGGGCATGGCCGCGCCGACGATTCTCAAGTACGGCACCGAGGAGCAGAAGCAGCGGTATCTGCGGCCCCTGTGGACGGGTGAGGAGGTCTGGTGCCAGCTCTTCAGCGAGCCCGGCGCCGGATCCGACCTCGCCGCGCTGCGGACGCGCGCCGTCCGAGAAGGCGAGGACTGGGTCGTCAACGGGCAGAAGGTCTGGACTTCCAGCGCCCACATCGCCCGCTGGGCCATCCTCATCGCCCGCACCGACCCGGACGTGCCCAAGCACGCGGGCATCACCTACTTCCTCTGCGACATGACCGACCCCGGAGTCGAGGTCAGGCCGCTGCGGCAGATCACCGGTGAGGCCGAGTTCAACGAGGTCTTCCTCACCGACGTCCGCATCCCGGACTCACATCGCCTCGGCGAGGTCGGCGACGGCTGGCGGGTCGCGCAGACCACGCTGAACAACGAGCGCGTCGCGATCGGCGGCATGCGGCTGCCCCGCGAGGGCGGCATGATCGGCCCCATCGCCGAGACCTGGCGCGAGCGGCCCGAGCTGCGCACCCACGACCTGCACCAGCGGCTGCTGAAGCTGTGGGTGGAGTCCGAGGTCTCCCGCCTCGCCGCGGAGCGGCTGCGCCAGCAGCTCGTCGCGGGCCAGCCCGGCCCCGAGGGCGCCGGCATGAAGCTCGCCTTCGCCCGGCTCAACCAGGAGATCAGCGGCCTGGAGGTCGAACTGCGCGGCGAGGAGGGCCTGTTGTACGACGACTGGACCATGTGCCGCCCGGAGCTCGTGGACTTCACCGGCCGCGACGCCGGATACCGCTACCTGCGTTCCAAGGGCAACAGCATCGAGGGCGGGACCAGCGAGGTCCTGCTGAACATCGTCGCCGAGCGCGTCCTGGGCCTGCCGTCCGAGCCGCGCACCGACAAGGACGTCGCTTGGAAGGACCTGACCCGATGA
- a CDS encoding ATP-dependent DNA ligase: MLLTRLAQVSQEVAATSARSRKIALLAELFRDAEADDVPIVIPYLAGRLPQGRLGIGWKVLSRPVPPAAEPTLTVREVDARLTGLGKVSGTGSQAERGRLVGELMGAATENEQRFLFGLITGEVRQGALDAVAVEGLAQATEAPPADVRRAVMLAGSLQTVAEALLADGPAALERFRLTVGRPVLPMLAHSASSVSEAVGKLGACVVEEKLDGIRVQVHRDGEAVRIYTRTLDDITDRLPELTATALELRGERFILDGEVIAFDGQGRPRSFQETAGRVGSRVDVATAAKEVPVSPVFFDALSVDDRDLLDLPFAERHAELARLVPEPMRVRRSPVSGPEDLARAEDFLAETLKRGHEGVVVKALDAPYSAGRRGASWLKVKPVHTLDLVVLAAEWGHGRRTGKLSNLHLGARTADGSFAMLGKTFKGMTDTMLSWQTERLQELAVEHQGWGVTVRPDLVVEIAYDGLQRSTRYPAGVTLRFARVVRYREDKRPEEADTVETLLAAHPDVKP; encoded by the coding sequence ATGCTGCTGACCCGGCTGGCCCAGGTGTCCCAGGAGGTCGCCGCTACCTCCGCGCGGTCCCGGAAGATCGCTCTGCTCGCCGAGCTGTTCCGGGACGCCGAAGCTGACGACGTACCGATCGTCATCCCTTATCTGGCAGGACGGCTGCCGCAGGGGCGGCTCGGCATCGGCTGGAAGGTGCTGAGCCGCCCGGTCCCCCCGGCCGCCGAGCCGACCCTCACGGTGCGCGAGGTGGACGCCCGGCTGACCGGGCTCGGCAAGGTGTCAGGCACCGGTTCGCAGGCCGAACGGGGCCGTCTGGTCGGCGAGTTGATGGGCGCGGCCACCGAGAACGAGCAGCGCTTCCTGTTCGGGCTGATCACCGGCGAGGTGCGGCAGGGCGCGCTGGATGCCGTGGCGGTGGAGGGTCTGGCCCAGGCGACCGAGGCACCGCCGGCGGACGTGCGGCGGGCAGTGATGCTCGCCGGGTCGCTCCAGACGGTGGCCGAGGCCCTGCTCGCGGACGGCCCCGCCGCCCTCGAACGCTTCCGGCTCACCGTCGGCCGCCCCGTCCTGCCGATGCTGGCGCACAGCGCCTCCTCGGTGTCCGAGGCGGTCGGCAAGCTCGGCGCCTGCGTGGTCGAGGAGAAGCTGGACGGCATCCGCGTCCAGGTCCACCGCGACGGCGAGGCCGTACGGATCTACACCCGCACCCTGGACGACATCACCGACCGGCTCCCCGAACTGACCGCGACCGCACTTGAGTTGAGAGGCGAGCGCTTCATCCTGGACGGGGAGGTCATCGCCTTCGACGGCCAGGGCCGCCCCCGTTCCTTCCAGGAGACCGCCGGCCGCGTCGGCTCCCGCGTGGACGTGGCGACGGCGGCGAAGGAGGTCCCCGTCTCCCCGGTCTTCTTCGACGCCCTGTCCGTCGACGACCGCGACCTGCTCGACCTGCCCTTCGCCGAACGGCACGCGGAACTGGCCCGGCTGGTCCCCGAGCCGATGCGCGTGCGCCGCAGCCCGGTGTCCGGGCCCGAGGACCTCGCGCGGGCCGAGGACTTTCTCGCCGAGACCCTGAAGCGCGGCCACGAGGGCGTGGTCGTCAAAGCGCTCGACGCCCCCTACAGCGCGGGCCGGCGCGGCGCGTCCTGGCTGAAGGTCAAGCCGGTGCACACCCTCGACCTGGTGGTGCTGGCCGCCGAATGGGGCCACGGCCGCAGGACCGGCAAGCTCTCCAACCTGCACCTGGGCGCTCGCACGGCGGACGGCTCCTTCGCCATGCTCGGCAAGACCTTCAAGGGCATGACCGACACGATGCTGAGCTGGCAGACCGAGCGGCTCCAGGAACTCGCAGTCGAACACCAGGGCTGGGGAGTGACCGTGCGCCCCGACCTGGTCGTCGAGATCGCCTACGACGGCCTGCAGCGCTCCACCCGCTACCCGGCCGGCGTGACTCTCCGCTTCGCGCGCGTGGTCCGCTACCGCGAGGACAAGCGGCCCGAGGAGGCGGACACGGTCGAGACCCTGCTCGCCGCCCACCCGGACGTGAAGCCGTGA
- a CDS encoding DUF779 domain-containing protein has protein sequence MDEETPPYDETPRVELTPAAADLLRRLRAAHGPLMFHQSGGCCDGSAPMCYPEGEFRTGGSDVLLAELQVEGVEEPVTFWMARSQYEVWSHTRLIVDVVEGRGSGFSLEAPEGVRFLTRSRVVGA, from the coding sequence ATGGATGAGGAGACCCCGCCGTACGACGAGACCCCCCGCGTCGAACTCACCCCCGCGGCCGCGGACCTGCTGCGCCGGCTGCGGGCTGCGCACGGTCCGCTGATGTTCCACCAGTCCGGCGGCTGCTGCGACGGCAGCGCGCCGATGTGCTACCCGGAGGGCGAGTTCCGTACGGGCGGCTCGGACGTGTTGCTCGCGGAGCTCCAGGTCGAGGGGGTCGAGGAGCCGGTGACGTTCTGGATGGCGCGCAGTCAGTACGAGGTGTGGAGCCACACCCGGCTGATCGTCGATGTCGTCGAGGGCAGAGGCAGCGGCTTCTCCCTGGAGGCACCCGAGGGGGTACGTTTCCTCACCCGTTCTCGCGTCGTCGGCGCCTAG
- a CDS encoding helix-turn-helix domain-containing protein gives MSTDEVLAGVGPRLRQMRKEREVSLASLSEVTGISVSTLSRLESGLRKPSLELLLPIARAHQVPLDELVGNPVVGDPRVRATKPIEQYGRKHWPLTRQPGGLQAFKVLEPQRRLEPEPRTHEGYEWLYVLSGRLRLVLGEHDVVLTAGEAAEFDTRVPHWFGSTGEGPVEFLSLFGPQGERMHVRARPKKS, from the coding sequence ATGAGTACCGATGAAGTTCTCGCGGGCGTGGGTCCCAGGCTGCGGCAGATGCGCAAAGAGCGCGAGGTGAGCCTCGCCTCGCTGTCCGAGGTGACCGGCATCTCGGTGAGCACGCTCTCCCGGCTGGAGTCCGGCCTGCGTAAACCCAGCCTGGAACTGCTGCTGCCGATCGCGCGGGCGCACCAAGTGCCGCTGGACGAGCTGGTCGGCAATCCCGTCGTCGGCGATCCGCGGGTGCGCGCCACCAAGCCGATCGAGCAGTACGGCCGCAAGCACTGGCCGCTGACCCGGCAGCCGGGCGGCCTCCAGGCCTTCAAGGTGCTCGAACCACAGCGCAGGCTCGAACCGGAGCCGCGCACGCACGAGGGCTACGAGTGGCTGTACGTCCTGTCGGGCAGACTGCGGCTGGTGCTCGGCGAGCACGACGTGGTGCTCACGGCGGGAGAGGCCGCCGAGTTCGACACACGGGTGCCGCACTGGTTCGGGTCGACGGGGGAGGGGCCGGTGGAGTTCCTGAGTCTGTTCGGGCCGCAGGGGGAGCGGATGCATGTGCGGGCGCGCCCCAAGAAGTCGTGA
- a CDS encoding phosphatidylinositol-specific phospholipase C/glycerophosphodiester phosphodiesterase family protein — MALTTRRRALTTFGAALAGAVALPATGALAGEQKHRPRPLWRAHAHNDYEHPRPLLDALDHRFGSLEADIYLVGDQLLVAHDPEDLDPRRTLESLYLDPLAARVRANHGWVHRGHHKPIQLLIDIKTEGASTYLELDKHLRRYKHLFTTYAHGRVLPGAVTAVISGDRAARTPMEAQTVRRAFYDGRLADLGSSAPASFISLISDNWTLNFTWLGVGDFPDAERQKLRGIVRAAHSRGQKVRFWATPDVAGPARDALWGELLAADVDFLNTDDLAGLEAFLDARRRTR, encoded by the coding sequence ATGGCCCTCACCACCCGTCGCAGAGCCCTCACGACCTTCGGCGCCGCCCTCGCGGGCGCGGTCGCCCTGCCCGCCACCGGCGCGCTGGCCGGCGAACAGAAGCACCGCCCGCGCCCGTTGTGGCGCGCCCACGCCCACAACGACTACGAGCACCCGCGTCCCCTCCTCGACGCCCTCGACCACCGCTTCGGCAGCCTCGAAGCAGACATCTACCTCGTCGGCGACCAGCTCCTCGTCGCCCACGACCCCGAGGATCTCGACCCCAGGCGCACGCTGGAGTCCCTCTACCTCGACCCGCTGGCCGCCCGCGTGCGGGCCAACCACGGCTGGGTCCACCGGGGGCACCACAAGCCGATCCAGCTGCTCATCGACATCAAGACCGAGGGCGCGTCGACGTACCTCGAACTCGACAAGCACCTGAGGCGCTACAAGCACCTGTTCACGACGTACGCCCACGGCCGGGTCCTCCCCGGGGCGGTCACCGCCGTGATCTCCGGCGACCGTGCGGCCCGTACGCCGATGGAGGCGCAGACCGTCCGCCGCGCCTTCTACGACGGCCGCCTCGCCGACCTCGGCAGCTCGGCCCCCGCCTCCTTCATCTCGCTCATCAGCGACAACTGGACGCTCAACTTCACCTGGCTCGGCGTCGGAGACTTCCCGGACGCCGAGCGGCAGAAGCTGCGCGGCATCGTCCGGGCGGCGCACTCCCGTGGGCAGAAGGTGCGCTTCTGGGCCACCCCGGACGTGGCCGGCCCGGCCCGGGACGCGCTGTGGGGCGAACTGCTGGCCGCCGACGTCGACTTCCTCAACACCGACGACCTCGCCGGTCTGGAGGCCTTCCTCGACGCCCGGCGGCGGACCCGCTAG
- a CDS encoding NAD(P)/FAD-dependent oxidoreductase, with product MTETYEVIVVGGGAAGLSAALVLGRARRRTLVVDAGQPRNAPAAHMQGYLTRDGMSPAEFLAVGREEIARYGVELVRDTAVDVTRGEDFAVELASGRTVRARRLVITTGLRDELPAVPGVAERFGRDVLHCPYCHGWEVRDQAFGVLATGPLSVHQALMVSQWSKDVTFFLHEVAEDDLPDDDLRRLAAAGVHVVPGEVAGLVVEDDRLTGVRLANGSAYDRQALFVAPRPIPQTALLERLGAEMTETPFGAYPVVDATGLTSVPGVWAAGNAMGFGEQVVNAAAGGYRAGATINGEMLMTDIDAAAGV from the coding sequence ATGACCGAAACGTACGAAGTGATCGTCGTCGGGGGCGGTGCGGCGGGTCTCTCGGCCGCCCTCGTCCTGGGCCGGGCCCGGCGCCGCACGCTGGTCGTCGACGCGGGCCAGCCGCGCAACGCGCCCGCCGCGCACATGCAGGGCTATCTGACCCGGGACGGCATGTCCCCCGCCGAGTTCCTGGCGGTCGGCCGCGAGGAGATCGCCCGGTACGGCGTGGAGCTCGTCCGGGACACCGCCGTGGACGTCACCCGGGGCGAGGACTTCGCGGTCGAGCTGGCGAGCGGACGCACCGTGCGGGCCCGGCGGCTGGTGATCACGACCGGCCTCAGGGACGAGCTGCCCGCCGTCCCCGGCGTCGCCGAGCGCTTCGGGCGCGATGTGCTGCACTGCCCGTACTGCCACGGCTGGGAGGTGCGCGACCAGGCCTTCGGGGTGCTGGCGACCGGCCCGCTGAGCGTGCACCAGGCGCTGATGGTCTCCCAGTGGTCCAAGGACGTGACCTTCTTCCTGCACGAGGTCGCCGAGGACGACCTGCCGGACGACGACCTGCGCAGGCTCGCCGCGGCCGGCGTGCACGTCGTTCCCGGCGAGGTCGCCGGGCTCGTGGTCGAGGACGACCGGCTCACCGGAGTGCGGCTGGCGAACGGCTCGGCGTACGACCGCCAGGCGCTGTTCGTCGCGCCCCGTCCGATCCCGCAGACCGCGCTGCTCGAGCGGCTCGGCGCCGAGATGACCGAGACGCCCTTCGGCGCCTACCCGGTGGTCGACGCGACGGGCCTGACCTCCGTGCCGGGCGTGTGGGCCGCGGGCAACGCGATGGGGTTCGGCGAGCAGGTCGTGAACGCGGCGGCGGGCGGCTACCGGGCGGGGGCCACGATCAACGGGGAGATGCTGATGACCGACATCGACGCGGCCGCGGGGGTGTAG
- a CDS encoding NUDIX domain-containing protein produces MTSSGGKREKRSAGLLLFRHTDDGLEVLLGHMGGPFFAKRDAGAWTVPKGEYEPDEPSWDAARREFQEELGLAPPDGEAVPLGEVKQSGGKIVTVWAVEADLDPATVVPGTFVMEWPPRSGRTQEFPELDRVAWLGVDRAREVVVKAQAAFLDRLAEHSA; encoded by the coding sequence ATGACGTCGTCCGGCGGGAAGCGCGAGAAGCGCAGTGCGGGTCTGCTCCTGTTCCGCCACACCGATGACGGTCTGGAAGTGTTGCTCGGCCATATGGGCGGCCCGTTCTTCGCCAAGCGCGACGCCGGGGCCTGGACGGTCCCGAAGGGCGAGTACGAACCCGACGAGCCCTCCTGGGACGCAGCCCGCCGCGAGTTCCAGGAGGAGCTGGGTCTTGCACCGCCCGACGGGGAGGCCGTACCGCTCGGCGAGGTCAAGCAGTCGGGCGGAAAGATCGTCACGGTGTGGGCGGTCGAGGCCGACCTCGACCCGGCGACGGTCGTCCCCGGCACGTTCGTGATGGAGTGGCCGCCGCGCTCGGGGCGGACCCAGGAGTTCCCGGAGCTCGACCGGGTGGCGTGGCTGGGCGTCGACCGGGCGCGGGAGGTCGTCGTCAAGGCCCAGGCCGCGTTTCTCGACCGGCTGGCGGAGCACTCGGCCTGA
- a CDS encoding phosphodiester glycosidase family protein, producing MTRRQKRFGTARAALTLLTALSALAGTALVGAAPAGAVQGTTVAPGVSYDEFDIAAAKGTAHAHVLTVDLRNPRVRLDLLQPGAVAARATVSQQATAQGAVAGVNGDFFNISEAQHPGVQATGASVGPAIARGRALKGAVPNGQRFGPPLPPGTSTEDVFGLGVDRRARLGGLSLDGSIRTPEGRLPLRGLNQYALPVGSIGAFTAKWGSVSRVRATCGTDTDRAAPCSTDTYEVTVRRGRVVSTADTPGSGPIAADTTVLVGREAGAQQLRKFFEGERVTVRHRLVASKSRVPFRFALGGYPVLDDGEPLPGLDNRTSAVRTAVGIADNGRRLLLLALDGAPEYRTGLTIAEVASVMRDVGSIDAFSLDGGGSSTLVARAPGAGAVSVRNHPSDGVERPVPNGIGVFSAR from the coding sequence GTGACGCGTCGTCAGAAACGGTTCGGAACCGCCAGAGCGGCCCTCACGCTGCTCACGGCACTCAGCGCGCTGGCCGGTACGGCCCTGGTGGGGGCGGCACCGGCCGGCGCCGTGCAGGGCACCACGGTCGCGCCGGGTGTCTCGTACGACGAGTTCGACATCGCGGCGGCGAAGGGCACGGCGCATGCCCATGTCCTCACCGTCGACCTGCGCAACCCGCGCGTGCGCCTCGACCTGCTGCAGCCGGGGGCGGTCGCGGCCCGGGCGACCGTCTCGCAGCAGGCCACCGCGCAGGGCGCCGTCGCGGGCGTGAACGGCGACTTCTTCAACATCAGCGAGGCCCAGCATCCCGGTGTCCAGGCGACCGGCGCGAGTGTGGGACCGGCCATCGCGCGCGGCCGGGCCCTGAAGGGCGCGGTGCCGAACGGCCAGCGTTTCGGACCCCCGCTGCCGCCCGGCACGAGCACTGAGGACGTGTTCGGGCTGGGTGTCGACCGCCGGGCCCGCCTCGGCGGTCTGAGCCTGGACGGCTCGATCCGCACCCCCGAGGGCCGGCTGCCGCTGCGCGGCCTCAACCAGTACGCCCTGCCGGTGGGCTCCATCGGGGCGTTCACCGCCAAGTGGGGCAGCGTCTCCCGCGTGCGCGCCACCTGCGGGACGGACACGGACCGGGCGGCTCCGTGCAGCACGGACACCTACGAGGTGACGGTCCGCCGGGGCCGTGTCGTGTCGACCGCCGACACTCCGGGGAGCGGGCCGATCGCGGCGGACACGACCGTGCTCGTGGGGCGGGAGGCGGGGGCGCAGCAGCTGCGGAAGTTCTTCGAGGGCGAGCGCGTGACGGTACGGCACCGGCTGGTGGCGTCGAAGTCACGGGTCCCGTTCCGCTTCGCGCTCGGCGGCTATCCGGTCCTCGACGACGGAGAGCCCCTGCCGGGCCTCGACAACCGGACGTCTGCCGTGCGCACGGCTGTGGGCATCGCGGACAACGGCCGGCGCCTGCTGCTGCTCGCGCTGGACGGCGCGCCCGAGTACCGCACCGGTCTGACCATCGCGGAGGTGGCCTCCGTCATGCGGGATGTGGGTTCGATCGACGCGTTCAGCCTGGACGGCGGCGGTTCGTCGACGCTGGTCGCCCGCGCGCCGGGAGCGGGGGCCGTCTCGGTACGGAACCACCCGTCCGACGGAGTGGAACGCCCTGTCCCCAACGGCATCGGCGTCTTCTCGGCTCGCTGA
- a CDS encoding acyl-CoA dehydrogenase family protein, with product MKTQSDLLYSEEEEALRAAVRDLLADHCDAPGVIARTESDAPHDLAAWKALADGMGLAGLLVPEEQGGQGATHREVAVVLEELGRAVAPVPFLTSAVVATEALLGCETDAGLLAELASGRRIGALAVALNVVPGGAFKAVRHEGGALHGELTGIADAAVADVLLVPADDGGLYAVDSDAVTVTPQTSLDLTRPVATVRLDGASGRRLGAAEPAVRRALRAGAGLLASEQFGLAEWTLTETVRYLKDRKQFNRPVGGFQALKHRLAQLWLEVVNLRAAARGAADALATGNDVDVAVAVAQAYTAPVAVHAAEEALQLHAGIGMTWEHPVHLYLKRAKADSIAYGTAGAHRAALAELVDLRAP from the coding sequence ATGAAGACGCAGAGCGACTTGTTGTACTCGGAGGAGGAAGAGGCGCTGCGGGCCGCCGTACGGGACCTGCTCGCCGACCACTGCGACGCGCCCGGCGTCATCGCGCGCACCGAGTCGGACGCCCCGCACGACCTCGCGGCCTGGAAGGCGCTCGCGGACGGGATGGGTCTGGCCGGGCTCCTGGTACCGGAGGAGCAGGGCGGACAGGGCGCCACGCATCGCGAAGTCGCCGTCGTGCTGGAAGAGTTGGGGCGCGCGGTCGCGCCCGTGCCGTTCCTGACCAGCGCTGTCGTGGCCACCGAGGCCCTGCTCGGCTGCGAGACCGACGCGGGCCTGCTGGCCGAGCTGGCGTCCGGGCGGCGGATCGGCGCCCTCGCCGTGGCGCTGAACGTCGTTCCCGGCGGCGCCTTCAAGGCCGTACGGCATGAGGGCGGCGCCCTGCACGGGGAGCTGACCGGCATCGCCGACGCGGCGGTTGCCGACGTGCTGCTCGTGCCCGCGGACGACGGCGGACTGTACGCGGTCGACTCCGACGCCGTGACCGTCACCCCGCAGACGTCCCTGGACCTGACCCGCCCGGTGGCCACGGTGCGCCTGGACGGGGCGTCCGGCCGGCGGCTGGGGGCCGCCGAACCCGCCGTACGACGCGCCCTGCGCGCCGGAGCCGGGCTGCTCGCCTCCGAACAGTTCGGGCTCGCCGAGTGGACGTTGACGGAGACGGTCCGCTATCTGAAGGACCGCAAGCAGTTCAACCGGCCCGTCGGCGGCTTCCAGGCGCTCAAGCACCGGCTCGCCCAGCTGTGGCTGGAGGTCGTCAACCTCCGCGCCGCCGCCCGGGGCGCCGCCGACGCGCTCGCGACGGGGAACGACGTCGACGTGGCGGTGGCCGTCGCCCAGGCCTACACGGCGCCCGTCGCCGTGCACGCCGCCGAGGAGGCGCTGCAACTGCACGCCGGAATCGGCATGACCTGGGAGCACCCGGTCCACCTCTACCTGAAGCGCGCCAAGGCCGACTCCATCGCCTACGGGACGGCAGGCGCCCACCGTGCGGCGTTGGCCGAACTCGTCGACCTGCGGGCTCCCTGA